Proteins encoded together in one Lutra lutra chromosome 4, mLutLut1.2, whole genome shotgun sequence window:
- the LOC125098442 gene encoding LOW QUALITY PROTEIN: pepsin B-like (The sequence of the model RefSeq protein was modified relative to this genomic sequence to represent the inferred CDS: substituted 2 bases at 2 genomic stop codons): protein MKILVLVLICLHLSEGVERIILKKGKSICQVMKERGVLDTFLKNHPKVDPGAKYLYNNDAVAYEPFTNYLDVSEGEISIGTPPQNFLILFDTDSSNLWVPSTYCQSQACSNHNKFNSSSSSTYRSSEQTYTLAYGFGSLTVLLGYDTVAVQNIIINNQLFGMSENEPNYPFYYSHFDGILGMAYSDLAVGNSPTVLXNMMQQGQLTQPIFSFYFSRQPTYEYGGELILGGSNSQFYSGEIVWTPVTWEMYWQIAIDKFLIGNQTTGLCSQGCQGIMDTGTFPLTVPQQYLESFVKATGAQQDQNGDFVVNCNFIQSLPTITFVISGTPLPLPPSTYVLNNNGYCTLGIEVTYLPSSNGXPLWILGDVFLREYYTVFDLAVNRVGFALSK, encoded by the exons ATGAAGATCCTGGTCTTGGTCTTGATTTGTCTACACCTCTCAGAGGGTGTGGAAAG AATCATTCTGAAGAAAGGCAAGTCTATCTGCCAGGTAATGAAAGAGCGGGGTGTACTAGACACATTCCTGAAGAACCACCCAAAGGTCGACCCAGGTGCCAAGTATCTTTACAATAATGATGCTGTTGCTTATGAGCCCTTCACCAATTACCTGGATGTAAGTGAAGGGGAG ATCAGTATTGGGACACCACCACAAAATTTCCTAATCCTCTTTGACACAGACTCCTCCAACCTCTGGGTGCCCTCCACCTACTGCCAGAGCCAGGCCTGCT CCAATCATAACAAGTTCAACTCCAGCAGTTCCTCTACCTACAGAAGCAGTGAGCAAACCTATACATTGGCCTATGGTTTTGGCAGCCTGACTGTGCTCCTGGGATATGACACTGTGGCT GTTCAGAACATCATCATCAACAACCAGCTCTTTGGCATGAGTGAGAATGAGCCCAACTACCCCTTCTACTATTCACACTTTGATGGTATCCTGGGAATGGCCTACTCTGACCTGGCTGTAGGCAATAGCCCAACAGTTCTTTAGAACATGATGCAGCAGGGCCAGCTCACCCAGCCCATCTTCAGCTTCTACTTCTCTCG CCAACCAACCTATGAGTATGGTGGGGAGCTCATCCTGGGAGGTTCAAACTCCCAATTTTATTCTGGTGAGATCGTCTGGACTCCTGTCACCTGGGAAATGTACTGGCAGATTGCTATTGATAA GTTTCTCATTGGTAACCAGACCACTGGCTTGTGCTCCCAGGGCTGCCAGGGGATCATGGATACGGGAACCTTTCCACTGACTGTTCCCCAGCAGTACTTGGAATCCTTTGTGAAGGCAACAGGAGCCCAGCAAGATCAGAATGGTGAT ttTGTGGTCAACTGCAACTTCATACAGAGCTTGCCCACCATCACCTTCGTCATCAGCGGGACCCCATTACCTCTGCCTCCTTCTACTTATGTCCTCAAT AACAATGGCTACTGCACCCTTGGGATTGAAGTCACTTACCTGCCCTCCTCCAATGGATAGCCCCTGTGGATTTTGGGAGATGTCTTCCTCAGGGAATATTATACTGTCTTCGACTTGGCTGTCAACAGGGTGGGTTTTGCCCTTTCTAAGTAG
- the PIFO gene encoding protein pitchfork isoform X2: MEPLLNEGNSSVQRPSNGDIGYKSSWRSSKSKPSDPFEYMNDKILPWITHPDLWKLVEESLVSYPFGTRQQRKLFPHYHPQNLLGNKFLPLRGAPHRGPGCYIAEDDTMLYPGMYQAANPQEQIYKQNFAPFNASLPRFKTYSKDNSYPGPGTYNPEMKPPPKITWPMKFGSPDWAQVPCLQKRTLKAELSTDKDFRKHRNRVAYLSLFYN; this comes from the exons ATGGAGCCATTGTTAAATGAGGGAAACAGCTCGGTTCAAAGGCCCTCCAATGGGGACATTGGGTACAAATCTTCTTGGAGATCTTCAAAGTCCAAGCCATCTGATCCATTTGAGTACATGAATGACAAAATCCTGCCATGGATCACCCATCCAGATCTTTGGAAGCTTGTTGAAG AGTCGCTGGTTAGCTACCCCTTTGGTACACGTCAACAAAGGAAGCTCTTTCCTCATTACCACCCCCAAAACTTGTTGGGGAACAAGTTTCTCCCGCTTCGAGGAGCGCCCCACAGAGGGCCTGGATGTTACATAGCAGAAGAT GACACGATGCTTTACCCAGGCATGTACCAGGCTGCAAATCCTCAGgaacaaatatacaaacaaaattttGCTCCATTCAATGCCTCGTTGCCTCGATTTAAGACATACTCAAAGGACAATTCTTATCCTGG ccCTGGCACATACAACCCGGAGATGAAGCCACCCCCCAAAATCACTTGGCCAATGAAATTTGGATCTCCAGACTGGGCTCAGGTTCCATGTCTACAGAAAAGAACCCTAAAAGCTGAG TTGTCCACCGACAAGGACTTCAGAAAGCACCGGAACCGTGTGGCCTACCTAAGCCTGTTTTACAATTGA
- the PIFO gene encoding protein pitchfork isoform X1: MEPLLNEGNSSVQRPSNGDIGYKSSWRSSKSKPSDPFEYMNDKILPWITHPDLWKLVEESLVSYPFGTRQQRKLFPHYHPQNLLGNKFLPLRGAPHRGPGCYIAEDVYGLAYNLSKIPTSRKGYTFGARTAERFKAINKDTMLYPGMYQAANPQEQIYKQNFAPFNASLPRFKTYSKDNSYPGPGTYNPEMKPPPKITWPMKFGSPDWAQVPCLQKRTLKAELSTDKDFRKHRNRVAYLSLFYN, translated from the exons ATGGAGCCATTGTTAAATGAGGGAAACAGCTCGGTTCAAAGGCCCTCCAATGGGGACATTGGGTACAAATCTTCTTGGAGATCTTCAAAGTCCAAGCCATCTGATCCATTTGAGTACATGAATGACAAAATCCTGCCATGGATCACCCATCCAGATCTTTGGAAGCTTGTTGAAG AGTCGCTGGTTAGCTACCCCTTTGGTACACGTCAACAAAGGAAGCTCTTTCCTCATTACCACCCCCAAAACTTGTTGGGGAACAAGTTTCTCCCGCTTCGAGGAGCGCCCCACAGAGGGCCTGGATGTTACATAGCAGAAGAT GTATATGGATTGGCATACAACCTCTCTAAGATCCCGACCAGTAGAAAAGGATATACTTTTGGTGCCAGAACAGCTGAGAGGTTTAAGGCGATCAACAAG GACACGATGCTTTACCCAGGCATGTACCAGGCTGCAAATCCTCAGgaacaaatatacaaacaaaattttGCTCCATTCAATGCCTCGTTGCCTCGATTTAAGACATACTCAAAGGACAATTCTTATCCTGG ccCTGGCACATACAACCCGGAGATGAAGCCACCCCCCAAAATCACTTGGCCAATGAAATTTGGATCTCCAGACTGGGCTCAGGTTCCATGTCTACAGAAAAGAACCCTAAAAGCTGAG TTGTCCACCGACAAGGACTTCAGAAAGCACCGGAACCGTGTGGCCTACCTAAGCCTGTTTTACAATTGA
- the PIFO gene encoding protein pitchfork isoform X3, whose protein sequence is MCFGKAESLVSYPFGTRQQRKLFPHYHPQNLLGNKFLPLRGAPHRGPGCYIAEDVYGLAYNLSKIPTSRKGYTFGARTAERFKAINKDTMLYPGMYQAANPQEQIYKQNFAPFNASLPRFKTYSKDNSYPGPGTYNPEMKPPPKITWPMKFGSPDWAQVPCLQKRTLKAELSTDKDFRKHRNRVAYLSLFYN, encoded by the exons ATGTGTTTCGGCAAAGCGG AGTCGCTGGTTAGCTACCCCTTTGGTACACGTCAACAAAGGAAGCTCTTTCCTCATTACCACCCCCAAAACTTGTTGGGGAACAAGTTTCTCCCGCTTCGAGGAGCGCCCCACAGAGGGCCTGGATGTTACATAGCAGAAGAT GTATATGGATTGGCATACAACCTCTCTAAGATCCCGACCAGTAGAAAAGGATATACTTTTGGTGCCAGAACAGCTGAGAGGTTTAAGGCGATCAACAAG GACACGATGCTTTACCCAGGCATGTACCAGGCTGCAAATCCTCAGgaacaaatatacaaacaaaattttGCTCCATTCAATGCCTCGTTGCCTCGATTTAAGACATACTCAAAGGACAATTCTTATCCTGG ccCTGGCACATACAACCCGGAGATGAAGCCACCCCCCAAAATCACTTGGCCAATGAAATTTGGATCTCCAGACTGGGCTCAGGTTCCATGTCTACAGAAAAGAACCCTAAAAGCTGAG TTGTCCACCGACAAGGACTTCAGAAAGCACCGGAACCGTGTGGCCTACCTAAGCCTGTTTTACAATTGA